The following are from one region of the Coffea eugenioides isolate CCC68of chromosome 2, Ceug_1.0, whole genome shotgun sequence genome:
- the LOC113760086 gene encoding F-box protein CPR1-like — translation MGSKKYIGSRGSKPSSSGLPKVSGLRLQQENMPHLPQEIINSEILPRLPVKSLLRFRCVNKLWNSTIVDPRFNRHNARSMAVFMSADLRAYLPSLKLPWLQSIEKLPGLKFTDEEGSIQRFPLVKLVRDNKGFIGGSCNGLLLVILGSSFYLWNPSTAYFCHVLELDYLDGLASVSITGLCYDSSSEDYKVVVKLKLPVKNFGKSVLVAALKDKRWKGLKFPHSGWGRGRAVLCNGILHWEWDVYRPDMVNSKRIIGFDPKTDQIVEVPLPQCKNREDSVILGLGIIECYLCTVQWDNPSYFKGNFQLMVMKEYGVKESWTPMFEIVREFPALLISSRMIPLMLNKNGELLMIINYQRIVSYNPRTAEYKSILPSTQFVAYSADVFVESLISPAGYDWKKTL, via the coding sequence ATGGGTTCAAAAAAATACATTGGTTCAAGAGGAAGCAAACCATCGTCATCAGGGCTGCCAAAAGTTTCAGGTTTAAGGCTACAGCAAGAAAACATGCCTCATCTTCCACAGGAAATAATAAATTCTGAAATCCTTCCCCGGCTTCCAGTCAAATCACTGTTGAGATTCAGATGCGTAAATAAGCTCTGGAATTCTACGATAGTTGATCCGAGATTCAATCGTCACAATGCTAGATCTATGGCAGTTTTCATGTCAGCAGACCTTCGCGCCTACCTACCCTCCCTAAAATTGCCTTGGTTGCAATCCATTGAAAAATTGCCTGGGTTGAAATTCACTGATGAGGAAGGCTCCATCCAACGATTCCCTTTGGTGAAACTCGTGAGGGATAACAAAGGGTTTATTGGGGGTTCGTGCAATGGTTTATTGCTTGTGATTCTTGGATCTTCTTTCTATTTGTGGAATCCATCGACTGCATACTTTTGCCACGTGCTCGAACTAGATTATCTAGATGGTCTTGCGTCTGTAAGCATTACAGGGTTATGCTATGACTCGTCCTCTGAGGATTATAAAGTAGTTGTAAAGCTTAAGCTTCCGGTGAAGAATTTtggcaaatctgtcttggtagcTGCTTTGAAAGACAAACGTTGGAAAGGGTTGAAGTTTCCTCATAGTGGTTGGGGTCGAGGACGGGCAGTTCTTTGCAATGGAATTCTGCACTGGGAATGGGATGTTTACAGACCTGATATGGTAAATAGTAAGAGGATTATTGGTTTTGATCCAAAGACTGATCAAATCGTTGAGGTTCCATTGCCTCAGTGCAAGAATAGGGAAGACAGTGTGATACTTGGTCTGGGAATTATAGAATGCTATCTTTGTACGGTTCAATGGGATAATCCCAGTTATTTTAAGGGGAATTTTCAGTTAATGGTGATGAAAGAGTATGGTGTCAAAGAATCGTGGACTCCCATGTTTGAAATAGTGCGAGAATTTCCTGCATTATTAATTTCTAGCCGGATGATCCCTTTGATGCTTAATAAAAATGGTGAACTGTTAATGATCATCAACTACCAAAGGATTGTTAGTTACAATCCACGAACAGCTGAATACAAATCCATACTACCTAGCACACAGTTTGTAGCGTATTCAGCTGATGTATTTGTCGAAAGTTTAATTTCCCCTGCTGGCTATGATTGGAAGAAAACGCTTTAA